One Drosophila ananassae strain 14024-0371.13 chromosome XR, ASM1763931v2, whole genome shotgun sequence genomic window, GATTATATTCTACTTGAAAAACCGCAAGGATAATGCTAGTAATGGTaagttaataatttaaataattaattaagtaAAACCTTAATCATTTAATAACTAGATATTCCAGACAACAACACACACAGTCGGAGATCGGCGGCCCTGCACAATTCCCACACTCGTTCCTCGGCCAGGTCGCACAGCAGTGTGGCCGCCATGTCGAGTAGCACTGGCAGCACCGGGATAGGCGGTGGAGGAGGTGGCGGATCCACCGTGACCAATGGCGGAACGAATGCCTCAAACGCCGCCACTCCCACGGCAGATGTTTCCATCAATAATATCGATGAGTACGTGGAGCTTCTGTATGAGGAGCTGGGAGAACGGATTCGAGGCTCAGCGATGATCCTGCAGATGGCACGGAATCCGGACAACCTCGAGGAGCTGGAAAAGAATGGTTGGATGATcctttttcttattatttataaGATTATTTCATTCCCTCTTTGATTTCGTAGAAGCCTGCCTCAGCGCTTTGTCGCGTGTTCTTCGCGAGGATTGGCGCAAATCCTTGGACCTGTCCACCAACATCATCTACATCTTTTTCTGCTTCTCCACCTACACCAAGTTCCATCCACTTATAGTGCAATATAAGGTAAGAAAACTATCCAAATTATTGTAGAAGTATCCTTAATGTATTTCCCTTTTAAAGATCGGATCCCTCTGTATGGATGTGATCGACTACGAGCTGCGTCGCTATGAGACGATGAGGAATGAGCTGGATGTGCGTAAGCAACCGAATGGCTCCTCCACGCCGCACTCGGCCAAGGCCAGCAAGGAGAAACTCAACCGCAGCACGGATGACTTTCTGGACATCATGAACGAGGAGAAACCCAAAGAGGTACCTTTCCAAAAACATGAATTATTCTGTAAATTTTAACTATAAACTCCTCAAACTAGATGGAACCTCCGCGTCGTCGCATTCCGGAGCTGAAGCAGCGACCCAAGTCCGGGAACTGGAGTAGCTTCCATGGCTCGATGTCGTCGTCGCTAATCAAGAGCCAGATACTGAACAGCAGCTACCACGAGGCGCTGTGCGCGGGTGGATCTCCTGCTGGCGATTCGCCCACCGTGTCCTCCGAGTTCAAGGCGCAGAGCAACGAATCGCTGGACAGGAACGATCCAAAAGTGAAGAAGGAGGAGATCGATCGGCTGAACAAGCAGCTGAAGATCTTCGCCAAGAAACAGGAGCAACTGCTGCGCGTGGCCTTCTACCTGCTGCTGAACATGGCCGAGAACGTGAAGCTGGAGGAGAAGATGCGTCGCAAGCACATAGTCAAGATGCTAGTCAAGGCCCTGGATCGCCAGAACATCGACCTATTGATGCTAGTCAGCACCTTCTTGAAGAAGCTATCCATTGTGGGCGATAACAAGGATGAGATGGGCTCCCTCAATATTGTGGCCAAGCTGCCGCGATTGTTCCAGAGCAATCACACGGATCTGGTGCAGGTCACCCTGAAGCTGGTCTTCAATCTCTCGTTTGACGGCGGACTACGGCGTAAGATGATCGGCGCCGGCTATCTGCCCATGCTGGTGATGTTCATCAACGACGAAAAGCACCACGGGATTGCCGTCAAGATCCTCTACCACATGAGCCTGGACGACAAGGTGAAGGCGATGTTCACGCAAACGGAATGCGTCCAAATGGCCACCGACGCCATAATACTCAACTTGAATGTCAAAGTCGACCTGGATCTCATCGCCCTGTGCATCAATCTCTCGCTGAATCGCCGCAACGCCCAGATCATGGTGGAGGGCCAGAGACTCCACAGCCTCATGGATCGCGCCTTCAAGTACCAGGACGCTCTGCTGATGAAGCTGCTGCGCAATCTCTCGCAGCACGAGTCCCTCCAGCTGCAGTTCATCGACTATGTCGGCGACCTGGCCCGCATCCTCACCATCTGCGACGACGAGGCCTTCGTGGTGGAGTGCCTCGGCATCCTGGGCAATCTCGCCCTCACCGATCTGGACTACTCGCAGATCCTGCAGAACTTCCAGCTGATACCCTGGATTCGGCAGCTCCTCGTGCCGTGCTCCCGACTGGATGACCTTGTGCTGGACACGATCGTCTATCTGGGAACGTGCGCCTGCGACGAACTGTGCGCCCTGCTCTTCTGCCGGGCCAAGGTGGTTATATCGCTGATCGAGCTGCTGAAGGCCAAGCAGGAGGACGACGAGATCGTCCTGCAGATCATCTTTGTGTTCCAGCAGATCCTGCGCCACGAGAGCACCCGGGAGTACATGATCAAGGAGACGGAGTCGCCCGCCTATCTGATCGATCTCATGCACGACAAGAACGAGGAGATCCGCAAGGTGTGCGACTACTGTCTGGACATCATAGCGATCAGCGACAGCGAGTGGGCCAAGCGGATCAAGGTCTGACTAGTTGTCTCCTGGGTAGTCCCTTATCTCACATACCCTCTTTATTTTCCAGCTGGAGAAGTTCCGGAATCACAACTCCCAGTGGCTATGCATGGTCGAGTCGCAGCAGGATCAGGACAATGAGCAGGACTATGCCGATCAGGAGGACGAGTGCGACAATGACCTGGACACGTATCTGCGATCCGAGTATCTGGACAACGTCGATCTCTACAACAACGACAACGCCGACAAtgacagcaacagcaacagcaacaatagcaacaacaatcCGGCCAGTCCGGCCATGTCCACCTACAGCAGGCCCCTCAGCACGTAGGTTTCCGGACATACTCCTTAGTCCATGTCCTCTCTATGacttttgtaaaatattttatccaACCACACCGTTTCAAAGTCAAGTTTTAAGCAagttatttgattttttgtacTGCCATTCACAATGCAATTCGCTTTCGTCCCTAATATATGCCGTCCAGTCCGATTTCGTCatgaaattaataatatttattggcACTCTAAACATAAGACTCTAATGTTTTAGGTGTATATATTAATCGTCATTCAAGAAGCGCATCTCCCAGCCATCAACCTAAATGTTAAccacgttttattattttaaattaggTATGGGAAAATTCGAGAGGAAAATTTGACtttgattttcatttttcaaatagGTGACGACAGCACGCACGG contains:
- the LOC6505014 gene encoding kinesin-associated protein 3 isoform X1 yields the protein MQFVLLLIFQIFSGFVLLLIVIHYIYYIINAIAGDLQTEKIEHNQRKKQPQQQQQQNNRNSAATVIRPPTLNAPRFPSPGVAATTTSELGLFINNLANSSCSSANTMQTNDDAKFIKKRWKGGSIEPHPTDKALIVNYQLEATVFGEPNNPMIEEKKHCQKIIRLRSLNAKTDPAALAREVVEKCDLIHKSQLNDVEQIIFYLKNRKDNASNDIPDNNTHSRRSAALHNSHTRSSARSHSSVAAMSSSTGSTGIGGGGGGGSTVTNGGTNASNAATPTADVSINNIDEYVELLYEELGERIRGSAMILQMARNPDNLEELEKNEACLSALSRVLREDWRKSLDLSTNIIYIFFCFSTYTKFHPLIVQYKIGSLCMDVIDYELRRYETMRNELDVRKQPNGSSTPHSAKASKEKLNRSTDDFLDIMNEEKPKEMEPPRRRIPELKQRPKSGNWSSFHGSMSSSLIKSQILNSSYHEALCAGGSPAGDSPTVSSEFKAQSNESLDRNDPKVKKEEIDRLNKQLKIFAKKQEQLLRVAFYLLLNMAENVKLEEKMRRKHIVKMLVKALDRQNIDLLMLVSTFLKKLSIVGDNKDEMGSLNIVAKLPRLFQSNHTDLVQVTLKLVFNLSFDGGLRRKMIGAGYLPMLVMFINDEKHHGIAVKILYHMSLDDKVKAMFTQTECVQMATDAIILNLNVKVDLDLIALCINLSLNRRNAQIMVEGQRLHSLMDRAFKYQDALLMKLLRNLSQHESLQLQFIDYVGDLARILTICDDEAFVVECLGILGNLALTDLDYSQILQNFQLIPWIRQLLVPCSRLDDLVLDTIVYLGTCACDELCALLFCRAKVVISLIELLKAKQEDDEIVLQIIFVFQQILRHESTREYMIKETESPAYLIDLMHDKNEEIRKVCDYCLDIIAISDSEWAKRIKLEKFRNHNSQWLCMVESQQDQDNEQDYADQEDECDNDLDTYLRSEYLDNVDLYNNDNADNDSNSNSNNSNNNPASPAMSTYSRPLSTYRRSQDLDDLYTMTTSSKSQGSSDNNFMFKSNKSLDTDGLHEELLMA
- the LOC6505014 gene encoding kinesin-associated protein 3 isoform X3, with product MQFVLLLIFQIFSGFVLLLIVIHYIYYIINAIAGDLQTEKIEHNQRKKQPQQQQQQNNRNSAATVIRPPTLNAPRFPSPGVAATTTSELGLFINNLANSSCSSANTMQTNDDAKFIKKRWKGGSIEPHPTDKALIVNYQLEATVFGEPNNPMIEEKKHCQKIIRLRSLNAKTDPAALAREVVEKCDLIHKSQLNDVEQIIFYLKNRKDNASNDIPDNNTHSRRSAALHNSHTRSSARSHSSVAAMSSSTGSTGIGGGGGGGSTVTNGGTNASNAATPTADVSINNIDEYVELLYEELGERIRGSAMILQMARNPDNLEELEKNEACLSALSRVLREDWRKSLDLSTNIIYIFFCFSTYTKFHPLIVQYKIGSLCMDVIDYELRRYETMRNELDVRKQPNGSSTPHSAKASKEKLNRSTDDFLDIMNEEKPKEMEPPRRRIPELKQRPKSGNWSSFHGSMSSSLIKSQILNSSYHEALCAGGSPAGDSPTVSSEFKAQSNESLDRNDPKVKKEEIDRLNKQLKIFAKKQEQLLRVAFYLLLNMAENVKLEEKMRRKHIVKMLVKALDRQNIDLLMLVSTFLKKLSIVGDNKDEMGSLNIVAKLPRLFQSNHTDLVQVTLKLVFNLSFDGGLRRKMIGAGYLPMLVMFINDEKHHGIAVKILYHMSLDDKVKAMFTQTECVQMATDAIILNLNVKVDLDLIALCINLSLNRRNAQIMVEGQRLHSLMDRAFKYQDALLMKLLRNLSQHESLQLQFIDYVGDLARILTICDDEAFVVECLGILGNLALTDLDYSQILQNFQLIPWIRQLLVPCSRLDDLVLDTIVYLGTCACDELCALLFCRAKVVISLIELLKAKQEDDEIVLQIIFVFQQILRHESTREYMIKETESPAYLIDLMHDKNEEIRKVCDYCLDIIAISDSEWAKRIKLEKFRNHNSQWLCMVESQQDQDNEQDYADQEDECDNDLDTYLRSEYLDNVDLYNNDNADNDSNSNSNNSNNNPASPAMSTYSRPLSTCIY
- the LOC6505014 gene encoding kinesin-associated protein 3 isoform X4; translation: MAGHARVSNKATSKKISKKGWRVGSLPSIHVLFHLYGHCQKIIRLRSLNAKTDPAALAREVVEKCDLIHKSQLNDVEQIIFYLKNRKDNASNDIPDNNTHSRRSAALHNSHTRSSARSHSSVAAMSSSTGSTGIGGGGGGGSTVTNGGTNASNAATPTADVSINNIDEYVELLYEELGERIRGSAMILQMARNPDNLEELEKNEACLSALSRVLREDWRKSLDLSTNIIYIFFCFSTYTKFHPLIVQYKIGSLCMDVIDYELRRYETMRNELDVRKQPNGSSTPHSAKASKEKLNRSTDDFLDIMNEEKPKEMEPPRRRIPELKQRPKSGNWSSFHGSMSSSLIKSQILNSSYHEALCAGGSPAGDSPTVSSEFKAQSNESLDRNDPKVKKEEIDRLNKQLKIFAKKQEQLLRVAFYLLLNMAENVKLEEKMRRKHIVKMLVKALDRQNIDLLMLVSTFLKKLSIVGDNKDEMGSLNIVAKLPRLFQSNHTDLVQVTLKLVFNLSFDGGLRRKMIGAGYLPMLVMFINDEKHHGIAVKILYHMSLDDKVKAMFTQTECVQMATDAIILNLNVKVDLDLIALCINLSLNRRNAQIMVEGQRLHSLMDRAFKYQDALLMKLLRNLSQHESLQLQFIDYVGDLARILTICDDEAFVVECLGILGNLALTDLDYSQILQNFQLIPWIRQLLVPCSRLDDLVLDTIVYLGTCACDELCALLFCRAKVVISLIELLKAKQEDDEIVLQIIFVFQQILRHESTREYMIKETESPAYLIDLMHDKNEEIRKVCDYCLDIIAISDSEWAKRIKLEKFRNHNSQWLCMVESQQDQDNEQDYADQEDECDNDLDTYLRSEYLDNVDLYNNDNADNDSNSNSNNSNNNPASPAMSTYSRPLSTYRRSQDLDDLYTMTTSSKSQGSSDNNFMFKSNKSLDTDGLHEELLMA
- the LOC6505014 gene encoding kinesin-associated protein 3 isoform X2; the protein is MQFVLLLIFQIFSGFVLLLIVIHYIYYIINAIAGDLQTEKIEHNQRKKQPQQQQQQNNRNSAATVIRPPTLNAPRFPSPGVAATTTSELGLFINNLANSSCSSANTMQTNDDAKFIKKRWKGGSIEPHPTDKALIVNYQLEATVFGEPNNPMIEEKKHCQKIIRLRSLNAKTDPAALAREVVEKCDLIHKSQLNDVEQIIFYLKNRKDNASNDNNTHSRRSAALHNSHTRSSARSHSSVAAMSSSTGSTGIGGGGGGGSTVTNGGTNASNAATPTADVSINNIDEYVELLYEELGERIRGSAMILQMARNPDNLEELEKNEACLSALSRVLREDWRKSLDLSTNIIYIFFCFSTYTKFHPLIVQYKIGSLCMDVIDYELRRYETMRNELDVRKQPNGSSTPHSAKASKEKLNRSTDDFLDIMNEEKPKEMEPPRRRIPELKQRPKSGNWSSFHGSMSSSLIKSQILNSSYHEALCAGGSPAGDSPTVSSEFKAQSNESLDRNDPKVKKEEIDRLNKQLKIFAKKQEQLLRVAFYLLLNMAENVKLEEKMRRKHIVKMLVKALDRQNIDLLMLVSTFLKKLSIVGDNKDEMGSLNIVAKLPRLFQSNHTDLVQVTLKLVFNLSFDGGLRRKMIGAGYLPMLVMFINDEKHHGIAVKILYHMSLDDKVKAMFTQTECVQMATDAIILNLNVKVDLDLIALCINLSLNRRNAQIMVEGQRLHSLMDRAFKYQDALLMKLLRNLSQHESLQLQFIDYVGDLARILTICDDEAFVVECLGILGNLALTDLDYSQILQNFQLIPWIRQLLVPCSRLDDLVLDTIVYLGTCACDELCALLFCRAKVVISLIELLKAKQEDDEIVLQIIFVFQQILRHESTREYMIKETESPAYLIDLMHDKNEEIRKVCDYCLDIIAISDSEWAKRIKLEKFRNHNSQWLCMVESQQDQDNEQDYADQEDECDNDLDTYLRSEYLDNVDLYNNDNADNDSNSNSNNSNNNPASPAMSTYSRPLSTYRRSQDLDDLYTMTTSSKSQGSSDNNFMFKSNKSLDTDGLHEELLMA
- the LOC6505014 gene encoding kinesin-associated protein 3 isoform X5 — its product is MLEYRIKRLAKKYPKKHCQKIIRLRSLNAKTDPAALAREVVEKCDLIHKSQLNDVEQIIFYLKNRKDNASNDIPDNNTHSRRSAALHNSHTRSSARSHSSVAAMSSSTGSTGIGGGGGGGSTVTNGGTNASNAATPTADVSINNIDEYVELLYEELGERIRGSAMILQMARNPDNLEELEKNEACLSALSRVLREDWRKSLDLSTNIIYIFFCFSTYTKFHPLIVQYKIGSLCMDVIDYELRRYETMRNELDVRKQPNGSSTPHSAKASKEKLNRSTDDFLDIMNEEKPKEMEPPRRRIPELKQRPKSGNWSSFHGSMSSSLIKSQILNSSYHEALCAGGSPAGDSPTVSSEFKAQSNESLDRNDPKVKKEEIDRLNKQLKIFAKKQEQLLRVAFYLLLNMAENVKLEEKMRRKHIVKMLVKALDRQNIDLLMLVSTFLKKLSIVGDNKDEMGSLNIVAKLPRLFQSNHTDLVQVTLKLVFNLSFDGGLRRKMIGAGYLPMLVMFINDEKHHGIAVKILYHMSLDDKVKAMFTQTECVQMATDAIILNLNVKVDLDLIALCINLSLNRRNAQIMVEGQRLHSLMDRAFKYQDALLMKLLRNLSQHESLQLQFIDYVGDLARILTICDDEAFVVECLGILGNLALTDLDYSQILQNFQLIPWIRQLLVPCSRLDDLVLDTIVYLGTCACDELCALLFCRAKVVISLIELLKAKQEDDEIVLQIIFVFQQILRHESTREYMIKETESPAYLIDLMHDKNEEIRKVCDYCLDIIAISDSEWAKRIKLEKFRNHNSQWLCMVESQQDQDNEQDYADQEDECDNDLDTYLRSEYLDNVDLYNNDNADNDSNSNSNNSNNNPASPAMSTYSRPLSTYRRSQDLDDLYTMTTSSKSQGSSDNNFMFKSNKSLDTDGLHEELLMA